In the Acropora muricata isolate sample 2 chromosome 10, ASM3666990v1, whole genome shotgun sequence genome, one interval contains:
- the LOC136931371 gene encoding FERM domain-containing protein 3-like isoform X1, producing MFKSSSKSNLEGDFQCRISLLDDTELSCDFKREVKGQTVFDEVCRTLDLLEKDYFGLRYVDDAKQRHWLDLNKSVIKQMKNLKPPYKLFFRVKFYAVDPSALHEEITRYQFFLQVKRDVLHGRLLCSFNDLVELGAYIVQAEIGDYEEEEHGENYVSEFRIVPKQSDKLEKKIMENHKELHGQVPSTAEKNFLARVKGLDMYGVDPHPCKDQDNVQLYLGLTPVGIAIIREGKKVSGFNWPEIVKCTYEGKVFYVQVQREDEMLLLSDKRKANYGFRLPDPLACKHLWKCAVEHLAFYSHNENRAKPKRKALSPQRLFTRRSKHKYIGPTHDQLIAASERISRPQPEIKRTPSVRISRRINASSNNISESTGVLNLTTANGQASGDSSTTTEAAEFMKKFETSVFPPSPPPDETLASVSSDLPDAGSPVVGNHVGHVPTPVPEEAPTSPPPKHAEVENYGFKMFIFIMFILALIMIPIAIVWETRKSYIKSTDAYKGLAKVVFKSFGYKI from the exons ATGTTTAAAAGTAGCAGCAAGAGCAATTTAGAGGGGGATTTCCAGTGTAGGATCAGTCTTTTGGATGACACCGAACTGTCCTGTGATTTTAAG AGAGAAGTCAAAGGTCAAACTGTATTCGATGAGGTATGCAGAACCCTGGATTTGCTGGAAAAGGATTATTTCGGCCTTCGTTATGTGGATGATGCTAAACAGAGG CATTGGTTGGATTTGAACAAAAGTGTAATCAAGCAAATGAAAA ATTTAAAGCCTCCTTACAAGTTGTTCTTTAGAGTGAAGTTCTATGCTGTGGATCCAAGTGCTCTTCATGAAGAAATAACAAG GTACCAGTTTTTCCTTCAAGTCAAGCGCGATGTTTTGCATGGCAG GCTCCTGTGTTCATTCAATGATTTGGTGGAGCTAGGGGCGTACATTGTGCAAG CTGAAATAGGGGACTATGAAGAAGAGGAACATGGGGAAAACTATGTGTCAGAATTTCGAATTGTTCCAAAGCAGTCAGACAAATTGGAGAAGAAGATTATGGAAAATCACAAGGAATTGCA TGGCCAGGTTCCTTCAACGGCAGAAAAGAATTTCTTAGCAAGGGTCAAAGGACTTGATATGTATGGTGTGGATCCTCATCCATGCAAG GATCAAGACAATGTCCAGCTCTACTTAGGACTGACTCCAGTGGGAATAGCCATCATCAGAGAAGGCAAAAAGGTGTCAGGATTCAATTG gCCTGAAATCGTGAAATGCACCTATGAAGGGAAGGTTTTCTATGTGCAAGTTCAAAGAGAAGAT GAAATGTTGCTGCTTTCGGATAAA CGAAAGGCGAACTACGGCTTCAGACTGCCAGACCCGCTTGCTTGCAAACATCTGTGGAAGTGTGCCGTGGAGCATCTGGCATTTTACAG CCACAACGAAAACAGAGCTAAGCCAAAAAGGAAGGCTCTATCACCACAGAGACTGTTTACTAGGAGATCAAAGCACAAATACAT TGGCCCCACGCACGACCAGCTGATTGCAGCAAGCGAGAGGATCAGTCGCCCTCAACCTGAAATCAAGAG AACTCCAAGTGTACGAATTTCTCGGCGAATCAATGCTTCTTCAAACAATATCTCGGAAAGCACTGGCGTTTTAAATTTAACCACTGCAAACGGACAGGCCAGCGGTGACTCCTCTACAACCACAGAAGCAGCGGAATTTATGAAGAAGTTTGAAACCTCTGTGTTCCCTCCCAGTCCTCCCCCGGATGAAACTCTGGCTTCAGTTTCGTCTGATTTGCCTGACGCTGGTTCGCCAGTGGTCGGTAATCACGTGGGCCATGTACCTACCCCTGTTCCTGAAGAG GCTCCGACCAGCCCGCCTCCAAAACACGCCGAAGTGGAAAACTATGGCTTCAAGATGTTTATTTTCATCATGTTCATTCTTGCGTTGATTATGATTCCGATTGCCATTGTATGGGAAACCAGAAAGTCCTATATCAAGTCGACAGACGCCTACAAGGGCCTGGCAAAAGTTGTGTTTAAGTCTTTCGGCTACAAAATCTGA
- the LOC136931371 gene encoding FERM domain-containing protein 3-like isoform X2 translates to MFKSSSKSNLEGDFQCRISLLDDTELSCDFKREVKGQTVFDEVCRTLDLLEKDYFGLRYVDDAKQRHWLDLNKSVIKQMKNLKPPYKLFFRVKFYAVDPSALHEEITRYQFFLQVKRDVLHGRLLCSFNDLVELGAYIVQAEIGDYEEEEHGENYVSEFRIVPKQSDKLEKKIMENHKELHGQVPSTAEKNFLARVKGLDMYGVDPHPCKDQDNVQLYLGLTPVGIAIIREGKKVSGFNWPEIVKCTYEGKVFYVQVQREDRKANYGFRLPDPLACKHLWKCAVEHLAFYSHNENRAKPKRKALSPQRLFTRRSKHKYIGPTHDQLIAASERISRPQPEIKRTPSVRISRRINASSNNISESTGVLNLTTANGQASGDSSTTTEAAEFMKKFETSVFPPSPPPDETLASVSSDLPDAGSPVVGNHVGHVPTPVPEEAPTSPPPKHAEVENYGFKMFIFIMFILALIMIPIAIVWETRKSYIKSTDAYKGLAKVVFKSFGYKI, encoded by the exons ATGTTTAAAAGTAGCAGCAAGAGCAATTTAGAGGGGGATTTCCAGTGTAGGATCAGTCTTTTGGATGACACCGAACTGTCCTGTGATTTTAAG AGAGAAGTCAAAGGTCAAACTGTATTCGATGAGGTATGCAGAACCCTGGATTTGCTGGAAAAGGATTATTTCGGCCTTCGTTATGTGGATGATGCTAAACAGAGG CATTGGTTGGATTTGAACAAAAGTGTAATCAAGCAAATGAAAA ATTTAAAGCCTCCTTACAAGTTGTTCTTTAGAGTGAAGTTCTATGCTGTGGATCCAAGTGCTCTTCATGAAGAAATAACAAG GTACCAGTTTTTCCTTCAAGTCAAGCGCGATGTTTTGCATGGCAG GCTCCTGTGTTCATTCAATGATTTGGTGGAGCTAGGGGCGTACATTGTGCAAG CTGAAATAGGGGACTATGAAGAAGAGGAACATGGGGAAAACTATGTGTCAGAATTTCGAATTGTTCCAAAGCAGTCAGACAAATTGGAGAAGAAGATTATGGAAAATCACAAGGAATTGCA TGGCCAGGTTCCTTCAACGGCAGAAAAGAATTTCTTAGCAAGGGTCAAAGGACTTGATATGTATGGTGTGGATCCTCATCCATGCAAG GATCAAGACAATGTCCAGCTCTACTTAGGACTGACTCCAGTGGGAATAGCCATCATCAGAGAAGGCAAAAAGGTGTCAGGATTCAATTG gCCTGAAATCGTGAAATGCACCTATGAAGGGAAGGTTTTCTATGTGCAAGTTCAAAGAGAAGAT CGAAAGGCGAACTACGGCTTCAGACTGCCAGACCCGCTTGCTTGCAAACATCTGTGGAAGTGTGCCGTGGAGCATCTGGCATTTTACAG CCACAACGAAAACAGAGCTAAGCCAAAAAGGAAGGCTCTATCACCACAGAGACTGTTTACTAGGAGATCAAAGCACAAATACAT TGGCCCCACGCACGACCAGCTGATTGCAGCAAGCGAGAGGATCAGTCGCCCTCAACCTGAAATCAAGAG AACTCCAAGTGTACGAATTTCTCGGCGAATCAATGCTTCTTCAAACAATATCTCGGAAAGCACTGGCGTTTTAAATTTAACCACTGCAAACGGACAGGCCAGCGGTGACTCCTCTACAACCACAGAAGCAGCGGAATTTATGAAGAAGTTTGAAACCTCTGTGTTCCCTCCCAGTCCTCCCCCGGATGAAACTCTGGCTTCAGTTTCGTCTGATTTGCCTGACGCTGGTTCGCCAGTGGTCGGTAATCACGTGGGCCATGTACCTACCCCTGTTCCTGAAGAG GCTCCGACCAGCCCGCCTCCAAAACACGCCGAAGTGGAAAACTATGGCTTCAAGATGTTTATTTTCATCATGTTCATTCTTGCGTTGATTATGATTCCGATTGCCATTGTATGGGAAACCAGAAAGTCCTATATCAAGTCGACAGACGCCTACAAGGGCCTGGCAAAAGTTGTGTTTAAGTCTTTCGGCTACAAAATCTGA
- the LOC136931372 gene encoding probable gluconokinase, giving the protein MVVVLITGVCGSGKTTVARSVAKKLSCPFVDADNFHPQGNIMKMRQGTPLTDEDRQPWLLALNKVIERWTNRSESGVLACSALKEQYRQTIILGAEANCSAKDNQAKKLPFYCLVVLLQGSKDLIKERMEQRQEHFMPVNLLDSQLEAAEEPSNCDLYYAVSVSIDQTVEEITNEILRALKAKCGIRVSIQSTV; this is encoded by the exons ATGGTGGTTGTGTTGATAACTGGTGTCTGCGGAAGTGGAAA AACAACAGTGGCTCGTTCTGTGGCAAAAAAG TTATCCTGTCCTTTTGTGGATGCAGATAATTTTCATCCTCAAGGAAACATAATGAAGATGAGACAAGGAACTCCCTTGACTGATGAG GATCGTCAACCTTGGCTTCTTGCTTTGAACAAAGTCATAGAAAG GTGGACCAATCGGTCGGAATCTGGAGTCCTCGCTTGTTCTGCTCTCAAAGAACAGTATCGACAAACAATTATTCTTGGTGCAGAAGCTAACTGTTCTGCCAAAGATAACCAAGCTAAGAAGTTACCTTTTTATTGCCTTGTTGTCCTTCTGCAAGGCTCCAAAGACTTGATAAAGGAGAGGATGGAACAACGACAGGAGCATTTTATGCCCGTTAACTTACTAGACTCTCAACTTGAAGCTGCTGAGGAACCAAGCAACTGTGATTTGTATTATGCAGTCAGTGTTTCCATTGATCAAACTGTGGAGGAAATTACCAATGAAATTCTACGTGCCTTGAAGGCAAAATGTGGCATTAGAGTATCAATTCAGAGTACTGTGTAA